Genomic DNA from Campylobacter concisus:
TTCAACTAGTAGTTTTGCACCACCCTTAAAAGGTAAAAGCTTATTGGTTTGAGATCTAGTTCCTTCGGGAAATATCGCTAAAACACGACCATTTTCAACTCTATCTTTTGCTTCGCTTAAAAGCTTTATAAGTGAGTGTTTATTTTCACGTTCAACCGCTATCATTTTTGGCAAGCTTAAAATTTTACCAATTATAGGAATTTTTCCGATCTGTGCCTTTGCGATCCAGCAGACATTTTTTGGGTGAAGCTCTTCGATGACAATGATATCAAGCATACTTTGATGGTTTATGAGTAAGATATTTGCCTCGTCACTAAAATTGCCTATCACTTCAAGTTTATATCCACCAAAAAACCTTTGCGATCTTCCCCAAAATTTTCTTATGGCTCTATTTTTGTCATTAAATAGCCACATAAAAAAGACGACTAGAACAACGCTGATAACAAACTCAATAGCAAAAAATAAAGCTCTAATTTTTGACAAGATTATCCTTTTTTACCCAGCCGATTTTACCATCAGCAAATAAAATTTTTGAGTAGTCGTCTTTTGTATCTAAAATTTCAACATTTTCATTTTTACGAGATGTGTAAAAAACGGTTGAATTTTTAGTTGGAAGGATAGTGACGCTCATATCTGGCTTAAGCACTGCTTTGCCAAAAGGGTTGTAGGTGTAAAATCCAAGTGCGATAAAAACAGCCGCCACAAAAAAGTAGCTAAGCCTTCTGCGCCAAATAGCTAATAATATAAAAATTACCGCACAAGAGTAGATCATGACATCTTTATAGGTGCTAAACTCGCTTTGTTTTGGGTTTAGTCCGATTTGTGTGCTGACATCGTCATCTTCAACACTCACTGGCAAAGAAAAGCTTTCAAATTTGGCCTTTTTTAGGTTGTAATAGTTAAAGTCAAGCGATTTTTTATTTGGCTTAAATACTGCAAAATAATATGCACTTTGTGAGTTAAAATCGCCATTTATAGTATCTACGCCTTGCTTTAAAATTGTCTTATTTTCAATATTAAAAGCACTTAGATCTACGTTGTTGCCATAAATTTCTACAACCATGATATTGTTTATATCATCAAATTTTGTTGTCTTAAATTTCTTAACTTCAAGATTATCAGCCACGATGTGGTTGTAGTTCTCATCGCTTCTAAGCTCTTTTAGCTTTGGTAAAAAGATATTTATGCTTGAACTTTGATAGTTTTCGCCATTTCTTTTTAGGGTTAAGCTAACTTTTAAAGTCTTTGCGTCAATGCTTGTTGCCTCAAGATAAAAAGTACCTACATATTTGTTGTCTTCACTTTTTACCCATTGAAAATTTTTCTTATTTAGCCATTTGATATTTGTTTCATCAAGCTGTGTCTCAAACTCAAACTCAAAGTCATTTTGCGTATCAGCCACTATCTCAACACTAAAAATTTCTCCTATAACAACATTTTTTGGTACATTTGTGGCTTTTAAAAGAAGCTCTTTTACTTTGATCTTGTCATATACTTGATTGTCTGGGACGCTAATATCTGGCTCGTTTGTTGGCACGATGTTTCGCATCTGCTCTGGAGTGATACGCTCTGGCTGTGGTGATACAAATTTTCTTGAAAAATCTTGTTCTTTTGGCGGTTTTTGAGTTTTTGGATTTGAAGTAGGGCTATTTACAAATTTATCCTCCCTAGCTTCGTCCATCATGTCAAAAACGCTGACTTCATCAGTGTTTGCGGCAAATAAATTTAGCGCGAGTAGGGCGATAAAAAGTGTTCGTTTTACCAAACTAGCCCTTTTAACATCTTCATGCCATCATCTGTGCCTAAAATTTTCTCGCAAGCGCGCTCTGGGTGAGGCATAAGACCAAAGATCCTCTTACTCTCATCGCAAATTCCAGCTATGCTATCAACTGAACCATTTGGATTTATCTCATTGCCGTGGCTGTCGCAGTATTTTAGCAGGACTTGCTCGTTGTCATATAGGCTTTTTAGCGTATCTTCGTCGGTGTAGTAGTTGCCCTCGCCATGAGCGATAGGG
This window encodes:
- a CDS encoding lysophospholipid acyltransferase family protein, yielding MILSKIRALFFAIEFVISVVLVVFFMWLFNDKNRAIRKFWGRSQRFFGGYKLEVIGNFSDEANILLINHQSMLDIIVIEELHPKNVCWIAKAQIGKIPIIGKILSLPKMIAVERENKHSLIKLLSEAKDRVENGRVLAIFPEGTRSQTNKLLPFKGGAKLLVEKLNLKVQPIVIVGSDAMKVKEFSFKKADIKLFCLDLVDTSKDNWLETTRESMQKVLDENRK
- a CDS encoding SH3 domain-containing protein, which translates into the protein MVKRTLFIALLALNLFAANTDEVSVFDMMDEAREDKFVNSPTSNPKTQKPPKEQDFSRKFVSPQPERITPEQMRNIVPTNEPDISVPDNQVYDKIKVKELLLKATNVPKNVVIGEIFSVEIVADTQNDFEFEFETQLDETNIKWLNKKNFQWVKSEDNKYVGTFYLEATSIDAKTLKVSLTLKRNGENYQSSSINIFLPKLKELRSDENYNHIVADNLEVKKFKTTKFDDINNIMVVEIYGNNVDLSAFNIENKTILKQGVDTINGDFNSQSAYYFAVFKPNKKSLDFNYYNLKKAKFESFSLPVSVEDDDVSTQIGLNPKQSEFSTYKDVMIYSCAVIFILLAIWRRRLSYFFVAAVFIALGFYTYNPFGKAVLKPDMSVTILPTKNSTVFYTSRKNENVEILDTKDDYSKILFADGKIGWVKKDNLVKN